From a single Zygotorulaspora mrakii chromosome 2, complete sequence genomic region:
- the KEX1 gene encoding serine-type carboxypeptidase (similar to Saccharomyces cerevisiae KEX1 (YGL203C); ancestral locus Anc_3.512), giving the protein MPLNFFTWSKATLLLGLLVTIGSALLTADDYYVSPELIPGFLPDSDWQDSDMYAGHIPLSNNEDEINYFFWKFVDGRRDKPLMIWLNGGPGCSSMDGALAENGPIRIDDDGKAFINEGSWHKRVDIVYLDQPVNTGFSFANKTGPLIYDDDLDVVTEHFMQFLDSYFQIFPEDIYKDLMLAGESFAGQYIPFFADAIRRRNDNLEADQNRYNLNSVFIGNGWLDPNNQALSYLPFAKEKNLIDETNPNFSSLLKAHENCQNAINNHNFINEQEFSYEECESILTLLLSSTRNASPDIPSNEVCLNVYDYTLRDNYPACGMNWPAAVQNIPTFFGTEGVLEGLNVRPEDVPRWRECDNGVTRALTNPRSIPSINLFPDIMNAGINIILFNGDHDLICNTQSVTNVIDNLNWGGQKGFSEHAEYYDWIFNDAAMDTFEPAGYVKYDRNLTFINVYNASHMVSTDKSMVSRGILDIYLDDVSFDMVDGRFVLTSTSKMEPWSEDEDEDKDEDDDDSGDFEGDESESEEEDEDMDDDDDGEEAEDKDEDDEEGEDTDEDEDKEDKEDTVYSSHDKFRIVLVTFMSIALAIAIILYIYSKKFKPGMRAILMRSNRKHDQNKTVSWADDLEDGIDFDVDEELSRSETASSRSKSKGSYTSVPTTEESFELEDM; this is encoded by the coding sequence ATGcctttgaatttttttacttgGTCCAAAGCCACGCTTTTGCTAGGTCTTTTAGTAACGATAGGTTCTGCCCTACTGACGGCGGATGACTATTACGTATCTCCCGAGTTGATTCCTGGATTTTTACCGGACAGTGATTGGCAAGATTCCGATATGTATGCTGGTCATATACCTCTTAGCAACAATGAGGATGAGATCAAttactttttttggaagttTGTTGACGGTCGCAGAGATAAACCACTAATGATATGGCTTAACGGTGGACCGGGTTGTTCATCAATGGATGGCGCATTGGCAGAAAATGGCCCTATTAGAATAGATGACGATGGCAAAGCCTTTATCAACGAAGGTTCATGGCACAAAAGGGTCGATATCGTGTATCTGGATCAGCCTGTCAACACAGGGTTTTCATTTGCAAATAAAACAGGTCCGCTGATCtacgatgatgatttaGATGTTGTCACGGAGCACTTTATGCAATTTTTGGACTCCtattttcagatatttcCTGAAGATATTTATAAAGACTTGATGCTAGCAGGGGAGAGCTTTGCCGGCCAGTATATTCCATTCTTCGCCGATGCCATCAGAAGACGTAATGACAACCTGGAGGCTGACCAAAATAGAtataatttgaattctgTGTTCATTGGTAACGGTTGGTTGGATCCAAACAATCAAGCATTATCGTATCTACCATTTgcaaaggagaaaaatttAATCGATGAGACAAatccaaacttttcatcgCTACTAAAAGCTCATGAAAATTGTCAGAATGCTATCAACAATCATAATTTTATTAATGAACAAGAATTTTCCTATGAAGAATGTGAGTCTATTTTAACCTTACTGTTATCCTCCACTAGGAATGCTTCCCCAGATATTCCATCAAATGAGGTTTGTTTAAACGTTTATGATTACACACTACGTGACAATTATCCAGCCTGCGGTATGAACTGGCCAGCTGCCGTCCAGAACATTCCTACTTTTTTTGGAACAGAAGGTGTTTTAGAGGGTTTAAATGTTAGACCTGAAGACGTCCCGAGATGGAGGGAATGCGATAATGGCGTAACACGCGCTCTAACAAATCCAAGGTCTATCccttcaataaatttattTCCGGATATCATGAACGCAGGAATAAATATTatccttttcaatggtGATCACGACCTTATTTGCAATACCCAAAGTGTCACGAATGTTATAGATAATTTGAATTGGGGTGGCCAAAAAGGTTTCAGTGAACATGCTGAGTATTACGATTGGATTTTCAATGATGCTGCGATGGATACGTTCGAGCCAGCGGGGTATGTCAAGTACGATAGAAACTTGACCTTTATAAATGTTTATAACGCCTCACACATGGTATCAACTGATAAGAGCATGGTGAGCAGGGGAATTTTGGATATTTACCTTGACGATGTATCATTTGACATGGTTGATGGGAGGTTTGTTTTGACTAGCACAAGTAAAATGGAGCCATGGAGcgaggatgaagatgaagataaagatGAGGATGACGATGATAGTGGAGATTTTGAAGGGGATGAGTCTGAGtctgaggaagaagatgaagatatggatgacgatgacgatggaGAAGAGGCTGAAGAtaaggatgaagatgacgaagagGGTGAAGATAcggatgaagatgaagataagGAGGACAAAGAAGACACCGTGTATTCCTCCCACGATAAATTTCGGATAGTTTTGGTGACCTTCATGTCCATAGCGTTGGCAATTGCGATCatattatatatatatagcaAAAAGTTCAAGCCGGGAATGCGTGCTATCCTCATGAGATCTAATCGAAAGCatgatcaaaataaaaCGGTCTCTTGGGCAGATGATTTAGAAGACGGTATCGATTTTGATGTAGACGAAGAGCTGAGCAGATCAGAAACTGCAAGCAGTCGGTCCAAAAGTAAAGGTTCATACACAAGCGTCCCTACTACTGAAGAATCTTTCGAATTAGAAGACATGTAG